A DNA window from Terriglobia bacterium contains the following coding sequences:
- a CDS encoding cytochrome c, which translates to MQRIAIASTMLILALAVTAAGQETRIGNLAGDAHRGKQLYRRYCVGCHGARGDGLGDNAPWMDPKPRDFTVATFKCRSTPTGTLPTDEDLYDTLSRGLHASGMPSWNALTRQERVDLVAYVKGFSARFHEEKPGTTLAIPPETPNTVASVERGQALFEKMNCWSCHGKQGRGNGPSVVGLTDSKGFPITPYDFTGANRFKCGETDQDMYRVLVTGLDGTPMPSFSDALDANQLWDVVHYVQTFRGKKAVPVQRTSGPQAGESVGNQ; encoded by the coding sequence ATGCAACGAATCGCAATAGCTTCGACCATGCTTATCCTGGCCCTCGCGGTTACGGCCGCGGGTCAGGAAACACGAATCGGGAACCTGGCCGGCGATGCCCATCGTGGCAAGCAGCTTTATCGCCGCTACTGCGTCGGCTGTCACGGCGCACGCGGCGACGGCTTGGGCGACAACGCTCCCTGGATGGATCCCAAGCCGCGCGACTTTACCGTCGCCACCTTCAAGTGCCGGTCCACTCCCACGGGAACCCTCCCGACGGACGAGGACCTGTACGACACACTCAGTCGCGGGTTGCACGCCTCCGGCATGCCCTCGTGGAACGCCCTGACTCGCCAGGAGCGTGTCGACCTGGTCGCTTACGTCAAAGGATTCTCCGCCCGTTTCCACGAGGAGAAGCCGGGAACCACGTTGGCGATCCCGCCGGAGACGCCGAACACAGTAGCCAGCGTTGAACGTGGCCAGGCGCTATTCGAGAAGATGAACTGTTGGAGCTGCCACGGTAAGCAAGGCCGGGGCAATGGGCCATCCGTGGTCGGCTTGACCGACAGCAAGGGGTTCCCCATCACGCCGTATGACTTTACCGGAGCTAACCGGTTCAAGTGCGGCGAGACCGACCAGGATATGTACCGGGTACTGGTGACCGGTCTGGATGGCACGCCCATGCCGTCGTTCTCCGATGCCCTGGACGCCAATCAGCTCTGGGACGTTGTGCACTACGTTCAAACCTTCCGCGGAAAGAAAGCGGTGCCGGTGCAGCGCACGAGCGGCCCACAGGCAGGAGAGAGCGTAGGCAACCAATAG
- a CDS encoding peptidyl-prolyl cis-trans isomerase produces MIIMNGFCETPPPRPKTAAVASRAKSTAACQTVITRAQFDELADAIRPDMDAGAKRQLATFYPKLLLMQREFSKRDLGKDPRVRRALAFTKLRSEAEEMAKKLKEEAGNLPQAEIEEYYKDHASAYQTSELERIYVPKQKRQADGKESRAESDHDAMNQEAHALQARAAAGENFIKLQNDAYEAAGIVGTRPPVYMGKLTASDLPPGQRSAMSVKPGEVSDLIEDSSGYYIFKVMSTGAKSLAQAQSEIKASLAQQKFTVVMQKIEQSAKIELNEAYFPTSSPGAPAAKSLGTRPGGR; encoded by the coding sequence GTGATCATCATGAATGGTTTCTGTGAAACTCCGCCGCCGCGACCTAAGACTGCGGCAGTCGCTTCCAGGGCCAAAAGCACCGCGGCTTGCCAGACGGTTATCACGCGCGCGCAGTTCGACGAATTGGCCGATGCCATCCGGCCGGACATGGATGCGGGTGCAAAGCGCCAACTCGCCACCTTCTACCCCAAGCTGCTTCTGATGCAGCGCGAGTTCAGTAAACGTGACTTGGGGAAAGATCCAAGGGTTAGAAGGGCGCTGGCCTTTACTAAGCTGCGCTCGGAAGCGGAGGAGATGGCGAAGAAGCTGAAGGAAGAGGCAGGCAACCTGCCTCAAGCAGAGATCGAGGAATACTACAAAGACCATGCCTCCGCTTACCAGACATCGGAACTGGAGCGCATTTATGTCCCCAAGCAAAAGAGGCAGGCGGACGGAAAAGAGAGCAGGGCAGAATCCGACCATGACGCGATGAACCAAGAAGCTCATGCGCTTCAAGCCCGAGCGGCCGCCGGCGAGAACTTCATCAAATTACAAAATGATGCTTACGAAGCTGCCGGCATCGTGGGGACTCGGCCTCCCGTCTACATGGGAAAGCTGACGGCAAGCGACCTGCCGCCGGGCCAACGCTCTGCCATGTCCGTCAAGCCGGGCGAGGTCTCGGACCTGATCGAAGACTCCTCCGGTTACTACATCTTCAAAGTCATGTCGACGGGCGCGAAATCGCTCGCCCAGGCGCAATCCGAGATTAAAGCTAGCCTGGCGCAGCAGAAATTCACCGTAGTCATGCAGAAGATTGAACAATCCGCCAAGATCGAACTCAATGAAGCTTACTTCCCGACTTCGTCACCCGGTGCTCCCGCAGCTAAGAGTCTTGGCACTCGCCCGGGCGGGCGATAA
- a CDS encoding type II and III secretion system protein: MRRVRAVSALLLILALTTPALADKAHSAYKAGIEAETRDRTDAAYEAYERAYQLKPRDPRYLAAYTRLRFRAAAEHVHKGELLLEAGNLSLALAEFVRAAEIDTSSAMAKQEVRRTREMIKAAAAQGQVVSPEDPLADLADRAEGPVQLQPVANTPITLRMTENTKAIYKTIGSLVGINVIFDPEYTPRKITIELNGVALNDALEIVALASKTFWRPVTANTIYVAAESAAKHKEVEQSVMKTFYLSNVSTPADLTEAANALRSILDVTRVLPIQAQNALLVRATPDQLVLAQKLLSDIDKAKGEVMIDVAILEVTRDRLRTLGTTPPTTASASIGKTPLTLQGLGNLNSADFLVSIPGASFTALMSDSNTKIIQNPQMRVLDNQKATMKIGDRVPVATGSFSPGVGGGGINALVNTQFQYLDVGVNIDITPRIHSRQDVTLKIAVEVSSVTGTQNIGGVTQPVIGQRRIEHETRLREGEVNLLGGILEDSVSDAFSGYPWLSKIPLLRYLFGQNNTNHTEREIVFAITPHIMRAQDVTARNLRAIDVGTPGTVELRFSNPPKPATRPATPAPSAPQQPAPGQPPQPSSTQSGKVGATQPRPAPEAGAPPGAKLPASAIQNHAATPAAPAAVSAGNTTLSFEPTTISQPVGGTFKVYVSISGAQNVFSIPLQINYDPQLLQVVDVANGGFLNQDRQPVALVYRADTAKGTLQITGTRPPNSGGVSGSGTVFVVTLSAKSVGESVMDIAGASVLDPGMQAASATGGDLLVTVTSNEPPKNEERNNPSTPPSVSDQDKHQSAAPVDNSSAQPAVGMKPARSTAAKPAAGNRGAVPR; this comes from the coding sequence ATGAGACGGGTGCGAGCTGTTTCGGCGTTGCTGCTGATCTTGGCCCTCACCACGCCGGCGCTTGCTGACAAGGCACATAGTGCGTATAAAGCGGGCATCGAAGCCGAAACCCGCGATCGGACTGATGCGGCCTACGAAGCCTACGAGCGCGCCTACCAGCTCAAGCCCAGGGACCCAAGATACCTGGCTGCTTATACGCGCCTGCGTTTCCGCGCCGCCGCCGAGCATGTCCACAAGGGTGAGCTGCTGCTGGAGGCGGGCAACTTGTCGCTGGCACTTGCCGAGTTTGTCCGCGCCGCGGAAATCGACACCTCGAGTGCGATGGCGAAGCAAGAGGTCCGGCGTACTCGAGAAATGATTAAAGCCGCAGCGGCGCAAGGCCAGGTCGTCTCTCCGGAGGACCCCCTGGCGGACTTGGCCGACCGTGCCGAGGGGCCGGTGCAGTTGCAGCCCGTCGCCAATACTCCCATCACCTTGCGGATGACGGAAAACACCAAAGCCATCTACAAGACCATCGGCAGCCTGGTAGGCATCAATGTCATTTTCGATCCCGAGTACACGCCGCGGAAAATCACCATTGAGTTGAACGGCGTGGCGCTGAACGATGCGCTGGAAATCGTGGCACTGGCCTCCAAGACATTCTGGCGTCCCGTCACGGCGAACACCATCTATGTCGCGGCCGAATCGGCGGCGAAGCACAAAGAAGTCGAACAAAGCGTGATGAAGACGTTTTATCTGTCCAACGTGAGTACGCCGGCGGACTTGACGGAGGCCGCCAACGCCCTCCGTTCCATTCTCGACGTTACCCGCGTGCTTCCTATCCAGGCGCAAAACGCGTTGCTCGTCCGCGCTACCCCGGACCAATTGGTGCTCGCCCAAAAGTTGCTGTCGGACATCGACAAAGCCAAAGGCGAAGTCATGATCGATGTTGCGATTCTGGAGGTCACGCGCGATCGCTTGCGCACCCTGGGGACGACTCCCCCCACAACCGCCAGCGCGTCGATCGGGAAGACCCCCCTGACCCTGCAAGGCCTGGGAAATCTGAACTCGGCCGATTTCTTGGTATCCATTCCGGGCGCCTCCTTCACGGCGCTGATGAGCGACAGCAACACCAAGATCATTCAGAACCCGCAGATGCGGGTGCTGGATAACCAAAAAGCAACCATGAAGATCGGCGATCGCGTGCCCGTCGCAACCGGCTCGTTCTCGCCGGGCGTCGGCGGTGGCGGCATCAACGCGCTGGTGAACACCCAATTCCAGTACCTGGACGTCGGAGTCAACATCGATATCACCCCGCGTATCCATTCGCGGCAGGATGTGACTCTGAAGATTGCGGTGGAAGTTTCGTCCGTAACGGGAACACAGAATATCGGCGGCGTTACGCAGCCTGTCATCGGCCAGCGGCGTATCGAACATGAGACCCGCCTGCGCGAAGGCGAAGTGAATCTGCTGGGCGGGATTTTGGAAGACTCGGTATCCGATGCTTTCTCGGGCTATCCGTGGCTTTCCAAGATTCCTCTCCTGCGCTATCTCTTCGGCCAGAACAACACCAATCATACCGAGCGCGAAATTGTGTTTGCGATTACTCCGCACATCATGCGCGCGCAGGACGTGACGGCGCGTAACTTGCGCGCCATCGATGTCGGCACGCCCGGCACGGTCGAGTTGCGTTTCAGCAATCCGCCCAAGCCCGCGACGCGGCCCGCCACGCCAGCCCCTTCCGCGCCCCAACAACCGGCTCCGGGGCAGCCGCCACAACCGTCGTCGACGCAGTCGGGAAAGGTTGGGGCAACACAACCAAGGCCGGCACCGGAGGCGGGCGCGCCGCCAGGCGCAAAACTGCCCGCGAGCGCGATCCAGAATCACGCGGCCACCCCCGCGGCGCCGGCCGCGGTGTCGGCCGGCAATACGACCCTGAGCTTTGAGCCCACTACCATTTCACAGCCTGTAGGCGGCACCTTCAAGGTGTACGTCAGCATCAGCGGGGCGCAGAACGTGTTTTCGATCCCGCTGCAGATCAACTACGACCCTCAACTTTTGCAGGTCGTCGACGTTGCCAACGGCGGATTCCTCAATCAGGATCGGCAGCCGGTCGCACTCGTGTATCGTGCGGACACGGCGAAAGGCACGTTGCAGATCACGGGCACACGCCCGCCTAACTCGGGCGGCGTGTCTGGTTCGGGGACTGTATTCGTGGTTACCTTGTCGGCCAAGTCGGTGGGGGAGTCCGTGATGGACATCGCGGGAGCTTCGGTGTTGGATCCAGGCATGCAGGCGGCCTCGGCGACGGGCGGCGACCTGCTGGTTACCGTCACCAGCAATGAGCCCCCCAAGAACGAGGAAAGGAACAACCCTTCCACGCCACCTTCCGTATCGGATCAGGATAAACATCAGAGCGCCGCGCCTGTGGACAACTCGAGCGCGCAACCTGCAGTCGGGATGAAGCCCGCACGGTCGACGGCCGCCAAGCCGGCGGCCGGAAACCGAGGCGCCGTGCCGCGCTAG
- a CDS encoding response regulator transcription factor, with product MRQDNRFTAVGVLAAPAEIATHVSEFKPNVVVIGVRANGNARADFDLLWRKQLRGANIHAVMLLEASTHDLVVNAFRAGARGVICRDDGLDALRKCIHAVHGGQIWANSAQLGFLLEVFSRRWVPETIVDSQGRSLLSKRELDVVRCVSEGMTNKEIASHLTLSEHTVKNYIFRTFDKLGVSNRAELVLYAINHGCTQPPGAPVWCEQCTATRIEAPAPPVESRPPSYRKALNVDFGGATVRRPRDSRNPQYGN from the coding sequence TTGCGCCAAGACAATCGTTTCACCGCTGTGGGAGTGCTTGCGGCTCCTGCCGAGATCGCTACGCACGTTTCCGAGTTCAAGCCAAACGTCGTGGTTATCGGCGTGCGCGCCAACGGAAACGCTCGCGCAGACTTTGATCTGCTCTGGCGCAAGCAGCTTCGTGGAGCCAATATCCACGCTGTTATGCTGCTCGAGGCCTCCACCCACGATTTGGTGGTGAATGCTTTCCGGGCTGGTGCTCGCGGGGTCATCTGCCGGGATGATGGCCTCGATGCCCTGCGCAAATGCATCCATGCCGTGCACGGGGGGCAGATCTGGGCCAACAGCGCCCAGTTGGGATTCCTGCTCGAGGTCTTCTCGCGTCGCTGGGTGCCGGAAACCATCGTGGACAGTCAAGGTCGCTCCTTGCTTTCCAAGCGCGAGTTGGATGTGGTCCGCTGCGTCTCCGAGGGCATGACCAATAAGGAGATCGCGTCGCACCTGACGCTCAGCGAGCATACCGTCAAGAATTACATTTTTCGCACCTTTGACAAGCTGGGAGTCTCCAACCGTGCGGAACTTGTTCTGTATGCGATTAACCACGGCTGCACGCAACCACCGGGCGCCCCTGTCTGGTGCGAGCAGTGCACCGCCACCAGGATTGAGGCTCCAGCGCCTCCGGTTGAATCGAGACCGCCAAGCTATCGCAAGGCGTTGAATGTCGATTTCGGAGGCGCGACCGTCCGTCGCCCGCGAGATTCGAGAAATCCCCAGTATGGTAACTAG
- a CDS encoding dihydroorotase gives MAKNSQPAARREPSPGEKALPNSLLIRGGRIIDPATNTDAELDLLLRDGSVAELAPRSELIGHAAETLDARGLIVAPGFIDLHVHLREPGQSHKESIASGAAAAAAGGFTSVCPMPNTSPVNDSVETVAWMQQAARGAVVNVFPIAAATIGSNGEQLSDFYALQRAGAVAFSDDGRPILDDKLMREALSLGARLKIPIIQHAEDTRMTAGASMNDGPTAFRLGLRGMPVEAESRIVERDIELARATQGHLHVAHLSTAAALKAVRRGKRDRVHVTCEVTPHHFTLLDENVGEYDPNYKMNPPLRSAADREALLAALADGTMDAIATDHAPHAEHEKQVEFDRAPFGIIGLETALALTITRLHREKNIPLRRLIELLSANPARIMNLRGRGTLAPGAHADVVIFDPKMRWTYNASQSLSKSRNTPFDGWTFTGKVMATIVSGNFVYRSK, from the coding sequence ATGGCCAAGAACTCACAACCCGCGGCACGCCGCGAACCCTCACCAGGCGAGAAGGCTCTGCCCAACTCCCTGCTCATCCGCGGCGGACGCATTATTGACCCGGCGACCAACACCGACGCCGAACTTGACCTCCTTCTCCGCGATGGCAGCGTCGCCGAACTCGCCCCGCGCTCCGAGCTCATCGGCCACGCCGCCGAGACGCTCGATGCCCGCGGCCTCATCGTCGCGCCCGGTTTCATTGACCTCCACGTTCACCTGCGCGAACCCGGCCAGTCGCACAAGGAATCCATCGCCAGCGGCGCCGCCGCCGCCGCCGCGGGCGGATTTACCTCCGTCTGCCCGATGCCCAACACCTCGCCGGTCAACGATTCGGTCGAGACCGTCGCCTGGATGCAGCAGGCGGCGCGCGGCGCGGTGGTCAACGTTTTCCCCATCGCCGCCGCCACCATCGGCAGCAACGGCGAACAACTCTCCGACTTCTACGCTCTGCAGCGCGCCGGCGCCGTCGCTTTCTCCGACGATGGCCGTCCCATCCTCGACGACAAGCTCATGCGCGAGGCGCTGAGCCTGGGCGCGCGCCTTAAGATCCCGATCATTCAACACGCCGAGGACACGCGCATGACTGCGGGCGCCAGCATGAACGACGGCCCCACGGCCTTCCGGCTCGGCCTGCGCGGCATGCCCGTCGAAGCCGAATCACGTATCGTGGAGCGAGATATCGAGCTGGCGCGCGCCACCCAGGGACATCTGCACGTCGCGCATCTCTCCACCGCCGCTGCCCTCAAAGCCGTGCGCCGCGGCAAGCGCGACCGCGTCCACGTCACCTGCGAGGTCACGCCGCACCATTTCACGCTGCTCGATGAGAACGTCGGTGAGTACGACCCCAATTACAAGATGAACCCGCCGCTGCGCTCCGCCGCCGACCGCGAGGCTCTGCTCGCCGCCCTGGCGGACGGCACCATGGACGCCATCGCCACCGACCACGCCCCCCACGCCGAGCATGAAAAGCAGGTCGAGTTCGACCGCGCTCCCTTTGGCATCATCGGGCTGGAAACCGCGCTGGCATTGACCATCACGCGCCTGCATCGCGAGAAAAATATTCCTCTGCGGCGCCTCATCGAACTGCTCTCCGCCAATCCGGCACGCATCATGAACCTGCGCGGCCGCGGCACCCTCGCCCCCGGAGCACACGCCGACGTCGTTATCTTTGATCCCAAGATGCGCTGGACCTACAACGCCTCCCAGTCCCTCTCTAAATCGCGCAACACCCCCTTCGACGGCTGGACCTTCACCGGCAAAGTGATGGCCACCATCGTGAGCGGCAATTTTGTGTATAGAAGCAAGTAG
- a CDS encoding aspartate carbamoyltransferase catalytic subunit, producing MAKTEAPAAARRKLAHASLLGIEQLETDDITAILRLAKRFQRARPRPLFKEKRVALLFYEASTRTRISFEFAAKVLGATTTIVHPTASSVEKGESLVDTGLTIRALGAQVMIIRHPSSGAPHMLARHVDVPVINAGDGMHEHPSQALLDAFTILQHKKTLHGLRVAIVGDIYHSRVARSEVYLLSRFGAKVMLCGPPELAPDSAATLAPGVQVTRNVGEALRGADVVMVLRIQKERLAGRQIGVEQYIAQYQVTPERLKFAKRDAILMHPGPIIRGMELTGELADARQSVVLQQVANGVPVRMAILARALEIRV from the coding sequence ATCGCCAAGACCGAAGCTCCGGCGGCAGCGCGACGCAAGCTGGCGCACGCCTCCCTGCTGGGCATTGAACAGCTCGAAACCGACGACATCACCGCCATTCTGCGGCTGGCGAAGCGTTTTCAGCGTGCCCGCCCCCGTCCCCTGTTCAAGGAAAAACGCGTCGCCCTGCTCTTTTACGAGGCTTCTACGCGCACCCGGATTTCCTTCGAATTCGCCGCCAAGGTCCTGGGCGCAACCACCACCATCGTGCATCCCACCGCGTCCAGTGTCGAAAAAGGCGAGTCCCTGGTGGACACCGGCCTGACCATCCGCGCCCTCGGAGCGCAGGTCATGATCATTCGCCATCCGTCTTCGGGCGCGCCGCACATGCTCGCCCGCCATGTGGACGTTCCGGTCATCAATGCCGGCGACGGCATGCACGAGCACCCCTCGCAGGCGCTGCTCGACGCTTTCACCATCCTGCAACACAAGAAAACTTTGCACGGGCTGCGCGTGGCCATCGTCGGCGACATCTACCACAGCCGCGTCGCGCGTTCCGAGGTCTACCTGCTCAGCCGCTTCGGCGCCAAAGTCATGCTTTGCGGTCCACCCGAACTCGCGCCCGACTCCGCCGCCACGCTTGCGCCCGGCGTGCAGGTAACGCGCAATGTCGGTGAGGCCCTCCGCGGCGCCGACGTGGTCATGGTTTTGCGCATTCAGAAGGAACGTCTGGCAGGAAGGCAGATCGGCGTGGAACAGTACATCGCGCAATATCAAGTGACGCCGGAGCGCCTCAAATTCGCCAAGAGAGACGCCATCCTCATGCACCCTGGTCCCATCATTCGCGGCATGGAACTGACCGGCGAACTCGCCGATGCCCGGCAGTCGGTGGTGCTGCAGCAGGTGGCCAACGGCGTCCCTGTGCGCATGGCGATCTTGGCAAGGGCGCTGGAGATCAGGGTATGA
- the pyrR gene encoding bifunctional pyr operon transcriptional regulator/uracil phosphoribosyltransferase PyrR yields the protein MSASEIERTLVRLAHEIIEKNNGIKDLALVGIRRRGVPIAQRLAKLIQRIEGMAVPVGTLDISLYRDDLSTVGSKPVVQKAEIGCPVTGMYIVLCDDVLYTGRTTRAALDALMDHGRPARVQLLALIDRGHRELPIEAGFVGRTVQTTRNEIIEVKLQETDGIEKVLLVEKET from the coding sequence ATGTCCGCCTCCGAAATCGAGCGCACGCTGGTGCGGTTGGCACACGAAATCATCGAGAAAAATAACGGCATCAAGGACCTTGCATTAGTCGGGATCAGGCGCCGCGGCGTTCCCATCGCGCAGCGCCTGGCCAAACTCATTCAACGCATCGAAGGCATGGCCGTTCCCGTGGGCACGCTCGACATCTCGCTCTACCGTGACGACCTGTCCACCGTTGGGTCCAAGCCGGTGGTGCAGAAAGCGGAGATTGGCTGCCCGGTCACCGGCATGTATATCGTCCTCTGCGACGACGTGCTCTATACCGGACGCACCACGCGCGCCGCGCTCGACGCGCTGATGGATCACGGCCGTCCCGCTCGCGTGCAATTGCTCGCACTGATTGACCGCGGCCATCGCGAGCTGCCCATCGAAGCCGGCTTCGTCGGCCGCACCGTGCAGACTACGCGCAACGAAATTATCGAGGTCAAACTCCAGGAAACCGACGGCATCGAGAAAGTGCTGCTGGTGGAGAAGGAAACCTGA
- a CDS encoding TRAM domain-containing protein, which produces MDIVFIRLIFVLTIAAVCDLLQPFGLSSRADAVVGAAIGLAIVLFEMRLREISLKRLIGSAIGSVLGIFGAYLFSLVIRNSLKPGPTQSFLQLMVILLMAYVGLIVGANKGDLLNLSALGGIFGGEKQAKKSHKILDTSVIIDGRIADIAETGFLDGVLVIPQFVLRELQLVADSADSLKRNRGRRGLDILQRIQKIATLQVQIVENDFPAIREVDMKLIELAKFLEGKIVTNDFNLNKVAQLQGVEVLNINELANSLKPIVLPGETMRVFILKEGKEYNQGVAYLDDGTMVVVDNARKMIGKTIDIAVTSVLQTTAGKMIFGKFDERAVMRPEPPRGANVRPGQPQPSAPSPTVAPPGAPAVASERPAEPV; this is translated from the coding sequence ATGGATATAGTCTTTATACGACTTATTTTTGTTCTGACAATCGCGGCGGTCTGCGACCTGCTGCAGCCGTTCGGACTCAGTTCACGGGCCGACGCCGTGGTGGGGGCCGCCATCGGGCTGGCCATCGTTCTCTTCGAGATGCGCCTGCGGGAGATCAGCCTGAAGCGGCTGATCGGATCGGCCATCGGAAGCGTGCTCGGCATCTTCGGCGCCTACCTGTTCAGCCTGGTGATTCGCAATTCTCTCAAGCCGGGCCCCACGCAGAGCTTCCTGCAACTGATGGTCATCCTGCTGATGGCGTATGTCGGGCTGATCGTGGGAGCGAACAAAGGCGACCTGCTGAACTTGTCGGCGCTGGGCGGCATCTTCGGCGGGGAAAAGCAGGCCAAGAAGAGCCACAAAATCCTGGATACCAGCGTCATTATAGACGGGCGGATTGCCGACATCGCGGAAACCGGCTTTCTGGACGGCGTACTAGTGATCCCGCAGTTTGTGCTGCGCGAACTGCAACTGGTGGCCGACAGCGCCGACTCGCTGAAGCGCAATCGCGGCCGCCGCGGGCTGGACATCCTGCAACGCATTCAGAAGATCGCCACGCTGCAGGTGCAGATCGTGGAAAACGACTTTCCCGCCATCCGCGAAGTGGACATGAAGCTGATCGAGCTGGCCAAGTTTCTGGAGGGCAAGATCGTCACCAACGACTTCAACCTCAATAAAGTGGCACAACTGCAGGGCGTGGAAGTGCTCAACATCAATGAGCTGGCGAACTCGCTGAAGCCGATTGTGCTGCCCGGCGAGACGATGCGCGTGTTTATTCTCAAGGAGGGCAAGGAGTACAACCAGGGGGTAGCGTATCTGGACGACGGAACCATGGTCGTGGTGGACAATGCGCGCAAGATGATTGGCAAGACGATCGACATCGCGGTGACCTCGGTGCTGCAGACCACGGCGGGGAAGATGATCTTCGGGAAGTTCGACGAGCGTGCTGTGATGCGTCCCGAGCCGCCGCGCGGCGCCAACGTCCGTCCCGGGCAGCCGCAACCCAGCGCCCCGTCGCCGACGGTTGCTCCTCCGGGCGCGCCGGCGGTGGCATCGGAAAGACCAGCGGAACCGGTGTAG